From the Salvelinus alpinus chromosome 12, SLU_Salpinus.1, whole genome shotgun sequence genome, the window ACCTTCATATTTTAGTTACTAAAGACAGATAAGCTTAAAATGGCCTAAATTATTCATCACAATAAAAAATCTGATTCAGCTCACTGATATACATATGTATGCTCCCATGTGGTTTATTGACAACAGTCTACAAGGTTTCAAGCCTTAGGTCTCCATCAGGTTTCCATTCATAAAGAACAAGcccatataatatatatatatatatatatgtgtgtgtgtctcatatatagagagatatatttCCAAATGACTTCACCCCTGCTGACTGCAACCAATTGTAGACATATAGTAGAAGGAGGTGACACAAATTAGACAAAATCCTTTCTGTATCTACAACGAGATGTAGGggtggtttcccggacacagactAAGCCTAggcctggactaaaaagcatgttcaACTGAGAATTTCCATTGAAAGTGATGTTTAGTCTAGTTAGTTTTAGTTTAGTTAGTTTTAGGCTTAATCCATGTCTGGGTAACCATCCGTAAGAGTTGTATTTGAATGTTTAGCAAAAGTGGCAGGCCAACTAGGTTACAATTTTTACACTACAGTGgcgagaaaaagtatgtgaaccctttggaattatctgtatttctgcataaattggttctaaaattagatctgatcttcatctaattcACAAcgacagacaaacacagtgtgcttaaactaataacacacaaatgttTGTATATTTCTcatctatattgaatacataatttaaacattcacagtgtaagtTGGaataagtatgtgaacccctaggctaatgacttctccaaaagctaattggagtcaggagtcagctaaccgggagtacaatcattgagacgagattggagatgttggttagagccgccctgccctataaaaaacactcacaaaatgtttGTTTGCTATTCaaaagaagcattgcctgatgtgaaccatgcctcgaacaaaagagatctcagaagacccaagattaagagttgttgacttgcataaagctggaaagggttacaaaagtatgtctaaaagccttgatgttcatcagtccacgataagacaaattgtctataaatggagaaagttcagcactgttgctactctccctaggagtggccgtcctgcaaagatgactgcaagatcACAGTGCAGAATGCctaatgaggttaagaagaatcttagtgtcagctaaagagttaatgaaatctctggaacatgataATATCTCTGTttacgagtctacgatacgtaaaacactaaacaagaatggtgttcatgggaggacaccacggaagaagccactgctgtccaaaaaaaaacattgctgcacgtctgaagttcgcaaaagagcatctggatgttccacagcgttactggcaaaatattctgtggacagatgaaactacagttgagttgtttggaaggaacacacaacactgtggagaacaaaaggcacagcacaccaacatcaaaacctcatccccactgtaaagtatggtgaagggagcatgatggtttggagctgctttgctgcctcagggcctggacagcttgctatcatcgacggaaaaatgaattcccaagtttatccagacattttgcaggagaatgtaaggctatatGTCCGCCAGTTGAAGCTCAGAAGTTGGGcaatgcaacaggacaacgacccaaaacacagaagtaaatcaacaacagaatggcttcaacagaagaaaatatgccttctggagtggcccagtcagtgtCCTGAACTTAACCcgatttgagatgctgtggcatgacctcaagagagcggttcacaccagacatcccaagagtATTtgtgaactgaaacagttttgtaaagaggaatggtccaaaattcctcctgaccattgtgcaggtctgatctgcaactacagaaaacgtttggttgaggttatggCTGCCAAAGTAGGGTCAACCAGTTTTTAaaaccaagggttcacatactttttccaccttgcactgtgaatgtttacacagtgtgttcaataaagacgtgaaaacatataattgtttgtgtgttattagtttaagcagactgtgtttgtctattgttgtgacttagatgaagatcagataaaatgttatgaccaattgATGCAGAAGTCTAGgttattccaaagggttcacatactttttcttgcctaTCCACCATCTGATGTAACTATTTCAACTCCTTTTTCTGTCTTCCTTTTAGAATTTTTTCCAACGTTATTGAGGAACGTACAGTATGAAATAATAACATATTTTCTCATCTCTTTCCTGATTATTGTTTGTTGGTTTAGAGGACACCTATGAGAAAACCATGACTGTGGATGGGGAGGAGACCATCCTCATCGTCATGGACACCTGGGAGAACGAGAAACAGGTACGACAATAACCATGAACCTGGTTTTGTCACCAACAAAATTGATTGCACAGTAGTGGCGAATATGATATCTTCTTGCAACAAGACTCTTTTCAAAGTAAAAAAGGTGGAAAGAAATACAAATTTTAATAACAAGAAAAACAGGAAAAACCATGTTCTATAACTTCATCTATTTAGTTTGTTTACCTTCAAGATACATGGTGTATGGGGTCTCCCGAGAGGCGCAGCTGTCGAAGGCACtccatcacagtgctagaggcatcactacagacccaggttcgttcctaggctgtgtcacaaccggctgtgatcgggagtcccatagggcagcgcaaaattggcccagcgtcgtctgggctaggggagggtttggccgatggggctttacttggctcatcgcgctctagcgactccttgtggcgggccgggcgcctgcaggctgacctcggtcgtcagttgaacagtgtttcctccgacacattggtgcagttggcttctgggttaagcgggtgCGTGTTAAGAAGAGCTGTTTGGtcggtttcggaggacgcatgactcgaccttcgcctcccaagcccattggggagttgcagcgataagacaagatcgaaattggagAGAAAACGGGGGTAAAATTTCCCAAAAAATAAAAGATACATGGTGTACTTGATGGCACTCGAGAGAACACAAACACTGAGGTAgagaaaataaaaaatcctcTTGTGCCTGAAACAACCCACTGAACCATAAGCCTCCATTCTATTCTCTTCAAAACAACTATGATACCTAAAGGGCAACCCGTCATTGtggaaaaatatatacagtggggagaacaagtatttgatacactgacaattttgcaggttttcctacttacaaagcatgtagaggtctgtaatttttatcataggtacacttcaactgtgagagacggaatctaaaacaaaaatccagaaaatcacattgtatgatttttaagtaattaatttgcattttattgcatgacataagtatttgatacatcagaaaagcagaactgaatatttggtacagaaaccttagtttgcaattacagagatcatacgtttcctgtagttcttgaccaggtttgcacacactgcagcagggattttggcccactcctccatacagaccttctccagatccttcaggtttcggggctgtcgctgggcaatacggactttcggctccctccaaagattttctattgggttcaggtctggagactggctaggccactccaggaccttgagatgcttcttacggagcactccttagttgccctggctgtgtgttttgggtcgttgtcatgctggaagacccagccacgacccatcttcaatgctcttactgagggaaggaggttgttggtcaagatctcgcgatacatggccccatccatcctcccctcaatacggtgcagtcgtcctgtcccctttgcagaaaagcatccccaaagaatgatgtttccacctccatgcttcacggttgggatggtgttcttggggttgtactcatccttctattcctccaaacacggcgagtggagtttagagcaaaaagctctatttttgtctcatcagaccacatgaccttctcccattcctcctctggatcatccagatggtcattggcaaacttcagacgggcctggacatgcgctggcttgagcagggggaccttgcgtgcgctgcaggattttaatccatgacggcgtagtgtgttactaatggttttctttgagactgtggtcccagctctcttcaggtcattgaccaggtcctgccgtgtagttctgggctgatccctcacattcctcatgatcattgatgccccacgaggtgagatcttgcatggagccccagaccgagggtgattgaccgtcatcttgaacttcttccattttctaataattgtgccaacagttgttgccttctcaccaagctgcttggctattgtcctgtagcccatcccagccttgtacaggtctacaatttatccctgatgtccttacacagctctctggtcttggccattgtggagaggttggagtctgtttgattgagtgtttggacaggtgtcttttatacaggtaacgagttcaaacaggtgcagttaatacaggtaatgagtggagaacaggagggcttcttaaagaaaaactaacaggtctgtgagagccggaattcttactggttggtaggtgatcaaatacttatgtcatgcaataaaatgcaaattaattacttaaaaatcatacaatgtgattttctggatttttgttttagattccgtctctcacagttgaagtgtacctatgataaaaatgacagacctctacatgctttgtaagtaggaaaacctgcaaaatcggcagtgtatcaaatacttgttctccccactgtatgtgctcaCTCTGTGTGCCTGTAGCAATACCCCATTGACTCACCCCTCAAAGTGGGGTGAATCCTGGTTGTGCTGGAGTCAGTGAGTGGTGCATGGCTCCAGTGGTATGGGGCAAGCGTCTGTATGGAACACTGATGGCTGTGGGGCCTAATTACTCCAGTATTGATTACAGCTGGGGAGTGAAGCGTGCAGGCCAGGCTGCGTGTTGACTTGTCTGTACCGGGTAAGAGGAGATATAAGGACATAATGTCTATAAGGACAGTGGTTTGACTGTGTTTAAGGGCACCAAGTGTTTTTTAGAGGCAGAAAGTCAGATGTACTATATGTTTGACCAATGACCATCCCTGGAAACCAGAGTTCTGTATTCACAAATACATAGAAATCCGCTTGGGTCCATCTGTCACAATTTGCATATACCCTTTTCGAATAAGGAAGTTAAAACTTCATGTTGACCACCACTAATCTTTTAAATGGACACGGTTATATTTGACATCAAGGTTGGCTTCAAGGATAACATCAAAGAACACATGCTATATCAAAGTCCAGATCCTGGCGAGCCCCCAAATATGGCTATTGttggtgaatgttgaactttatttctgttggataacagtttatttGTTTCTCtcaggaggaggatgagaagtgGGTCCAGGACTACTGTATGCAGGTGGGCAACGCCTACATCATAGTTTACTCCATCACGGATCGCACCAGCTTCGAGAGTGCCTCCGAGTTACGCATCCAGCTGCGGCGCATACGGCAGGCCGAGAACATTCCTATCATCCTCGTGGGCAACAAAAGTGACCTGGTCCGCTCCAGAGAAGTGGCTGTAGAAGGTAACGTTGATTCCAATGATAATGATGTTATCATTAACGCATCTCTCCACATCTTCTTCTGAACAGTGATTTGATGACAGCCATTTAAGCAATATGAGCAGCGCTCTGCTTATAAGAGAGAGTAAAATAGTTTGGCTTACAACAGTTCGTGTTGCATTTTCTGTGGACTTCATAGTCAAAACTACAGAACATAGAAATCACATATCAAATGTTGCAGTCCACACGACATATTGTGGACAGTTCATTTAAAATTCCAAGAGTTGGATTTACAGCACACATCTCATACACTAACACTGTATTTAACAATGTCACTGTAATTCTTGATGATTTGGTCAATGTTTTAATATTTAACCTGTTCTGCAGGTGAGAGTAAGCTTGTTCTAATTCTGGAGCAATGGATCAAATTAATTTATGTTAGAAGTTTCACCTGATCCAGTGATTTGTTTGTTGTTGTATATTTCTAAATATGTGGACATTGTGTATGATTGAATGTATGGCACAGAGTGCCCATGTCAATTGTTTTTCCCTGCAGCCACTTGCCTACCAATAGAGGACCAATGGAATGGAAACAAGTCTTTGGAAACAAGTCTTAATTTTTTTGGTATATAATCCTCTGCAATTTTGGTACATGTATTGGTTGCCTTGTGTGGcttctttatttatttaaaaaaatgtcagaccaagttgtcagacccagaCATGAATCTAATGTCGACCTCTCACACTTAAACACCTCTCGTTTGACCCTTTCTTCCTCTGTGCTCTGCTCTCTCCTAGAGGGCCGTGCGTGCGCTGTTGTGTTCGACTGCAAATTCATAGAGACATCCGCTTCGCTCCACCACAACGTTCACGAGCTCTTCGAGGGCATCGTCCGGCAGATTCGCCTGCGGCGAGACAGCAAGGAGACTAACGAGCGCCGGCGCTCCGTCTACAAGCGTAAGGAGAGCCTCACCAAGAAGGCCCGCCGCTTTCTAGACCGCCTGGTGGCCAAGAACAACAAGAAGATGGCGCTGAAGGTTCGCGCCAAGTCTTGCCACGACCTGGCCGTGCTGTAATGGCTGCTGTGTGGCGTGTAACAAGTGGTTCACGCCGTCAGTGGTTGCAGACTCCAACGCTCCTTTTTCCCCTAACAATCCCCTTGTGGTAaaggggaagaacattgtttattATTTTCTATTTATTTCACCCATTAGAAGCAATTGGGGTGAGGAAATTGAGACTTTTTGTTGCTATATCCCAGATTTGCTGAGAATGAGTTTACTAAACATACACTTTATCAACTGTTTGCCTTACATCTAATTAAATAGATTCCTAGACCAGTGTATCCAGACACAGATCTGACATTTAAACTCCTTTTTCTGTCTCATTTTGAGAAGGTTTTCTAAGATTATTGAGGTATGAAATAATaatttgaatgcactgtatgatgtATTTTTGCCATGAGGAAAGCAATGGCCACAGAGGTACTTTACACAGATGTCACTGACTACTTGATTTCAAGGTTTTGCACTATGGGAGACAGTGATGTATTAGGAGGAATCAGTGGAGCTTCTTCTACAGCAATGATGTTTCTCTCTACCAAGAGAGCTCAAGTCTGGTTTGAGACTGTTCTGTCTGTGAGCCAATCAGTTCACAGCTAAATTACATGTGAATGCCGATGTTGTTTGGGAATCAACACCATCGTAAACTTTCCAAAAGGATTATCCCGTCCTCATCTTCCTTTACAAGCACCTCCTACACTGGAAGGACCAGTAGGGTGTTACAGTGAAACTGTCATGGTCGCTTTTGAAAGGCTTGGTCTGATTGACCACTGTCAAGAAACACCTTTGTATGATGACATGGTCCTGAAGAGACCAAAGAAGTGTTGAGTTCTTCAATGTCAGTGTTTGTGTCCACGTTGGGCTTGAGAGAGGTATAATAATCCCTTTTGTACAAAATTGTGTTTTGAGTTTGTAAATACAGTATGTGAAGGATCTTTATGCGGAAATAAAGGAGTAGGAAAAGTATTACCACTTCACCATTGTCTGCACTGGAATGTAAGGTCTGTTACATTTCTGTAAGCAATGCCTTCAGAGTATTATTAAAGGATCAAAATGAGCTATTTTTAAAAGCTTTTATAAAATATTTGAAAGAAATGAAAGACATCGTTGCTAACCTGTGTGCTCCgtttctgctttctcctcatatTAGCTGAAGCAAAACCAGAATCTGAGCGATGTGAGCATAGACTCTTCAAAGGCTTTAAAAGTACATGAGTGATTCTGGTGTAGCTTTCCATAAACCTGCTAAAGGAAAGCGGCGACTATAGAACATATTGTTACAATGGcttcttcccaaatggcacc encodes:
- the LOC139535973 gene encoding GTP-binding protein REM 1-like isoform X2, producing MTHTQREGKETLRRRASTPIPASHQPGPRGRDPPADLHHPPLCQSASYHPGDKSLHCRANWSSDDSDNDSDGSGAECLYRVVLLGDHGVGKSSLANIFAGIQEKDAHDHTGEDTYEKTMTVDGEETILIVMDTWENEKQEEDEKWVQDYCMQVGNAYIIVYSITDRTSFESASELRIQLRRIRQAENIPIILVGNKSDLVRSREVAVEEGRACAVVFDCKFIETSASLHHNVHELFEGIVRQIRLRRDSKETNERRRSVYKRKESLTKKARRFLDRLVAKNNKKMALKVRAKSCHDLAVL
- the LOC139535973 gene encoding GTP-binding protein REM 1-like isoform X1 — protein: MTHTQREGKETLRRRASTPIPASHQPGPRGRDPPADLHHPPLCQSASYHPGDKSLHCRANWSSDDSDNDSDGSGAECLYRVVLLGDHGVGKSSLANIFAGIQEKDAHDHTGEDTYEKTMTVDGEETILIVMDTWENEKQFVYLQDTWCMGSPERRSCRRHSITVLEASLQTQEEDEKWVQDYCMQVGNAYIIVYSITDRTSFESASELRIQLRRIRQAENIPIILVGNKSDLVRSREVAVEEGRACAVVFDCKFIETSASLHHNVHELFEGIVRQIRLRRDSKETNERRRSVYKRKESLTKKARRFLDRLVAKNNKKMALKVRAKSCHDLAVL